The Brasilonema sennae CENA114 genome includes a region encoding these proteins:
- a CDS encoding 2Fe-2S iron-sulfur cluster-binding protein, whose amino-acid sequence MYKVELVNRDNQVVQVAENQYILDAVEEAGLRLPVGCRYGACITCAARLIEGQVDHSRTVVLKPAQSDQGYVLLCVAYPRSDCKFEVGVECQNKLYINPFKGGR is encoded by the coding sequence ATGTATAAAGTTGAACTTGTTAATCGCGACAACCAAGTTGTCCAAGTTGCAGAAAATCAGTACATATTAGATGCTGTGGAAGAAGCAGGTTTGCGCTTACCTGTGGGTTGTCGGTACGGTGCTTGTATCACTTGTGCGGCGCGTTTGATTGAAGGTCAGGTGGATCACTCTAGAACAGTTGTCCTCAAACCCGCACAGTCAGATCAAGGCTATGTGCTACTTTGCGTTGCCTATCCTCGCTCAGATTGCAAATTTGAAGTGGGTGTAGAGTGCCAGAACAAACTTTACATCAATCCTTTTAAAGGTGGTCGTTAG
- a CDS encoding selenium-binding family protein, whose product MAHACCGPGYASPEAATKAEREKVLYTVALYTGSSIVEPDYLATLDVDPNSPTYAQVIHRLPMPYVGDELHHFGWNACSSCHGDASKSRRFMVIPGQRSSRIHIVDTADIKAPKLHKVIEPEEIKEKTNLTAPHTVHCLADGHVMISMLGDSEGNGPGGFLLLDENFDIAGRWERKADGMRFNYDFWYQPRHNIMVSSEWAAPKTYYPGFDLNDVAAGNYGHQLHFWDWSKHEIIQSFDLDQEGLIPLEVRFHHNPDSTHGFVGAALSSNVWHWHKSNGHWQVEKVIDVPSVEVEGWPIPVPSLITDILISMDDRYVYFSNWLHGDIRQYDITDPSHPKLTGQVWVGGLLGKTAEIQSHKLTGGPQMLQLSLDGKRLYVTNSLFSTWDNQFYPDIAKAGSYLLQIDCDTENGGLKINENFFVDFGKEPAGPSRAHEMRYPGGDSTSDIWI is encoded by the coding sequence ATGGCTCATGCTTGCTGTGGTCCCGGCTACGCTTCTCCTGAAGCAGCAACAAAAGCAGAACGTGAAAAGGTACTATATACAGTTGCACTCTACACAGGTTCAAGTATTGTTGAACCAGATTATCTTGCAACCCTAGACGTTGATCCCAACTCTCCCACATACGCCCAAGTGATTCACCGCCTGCCAATGCCTTATGTTGGCGATGAACTCCACCATTTTGGCTGGAATGCTTGTAGTTCTTGTCACGGCGATGCTAGTAAATCTCGGCGTTTTATGGTGATTCCTGGTCAACGTTCCAGTAGAATTCACATTGTAGATACAGCGGATATCAAAGCCCCGAAACTTCACAAAGTTATTGAACCGGAGGAAATCAAGGAAAAAACCAATTTGACAGCCCCTCATACCGTACATTGTCTAGCTGATGGTCATGTGATGATTTCCATGTTGGGTGATAGCGAAGGGAATGGTCCAGGTGGCTTTTTGTTGCTGGATGAAAATTTTGACATTGCTGGACGTTGGGAACGTAAAGCCGATGGTATGCGTTTCAACTACGACTTTTGGTATCAGCCGCGTCACAATATCATGGTGAGTAGTGAGTGGGCTGCACCCAAAACCTACTATCCTGGGTTTGACCTCAACGATGTAGCCGCTGGAAATTATGGTCACCAACTGCATTTTTGGGATTGGTCGAAACACGAAATTATCCAAAGTTTTGACTTAGATCAAGAAGGACTCATCCCCTTAGAAGTGCGCTTTCACCATAACCCTGATAGCACTCACGGGTTTGTTGGTGCTGCACTCAGCAGTAATGTTTGGCATTGGCACAAGTCTAACGGTCATTGGCAAGTTGAGAAAGTGATTGATGTACCATCCGTAGAAGTGGAAGGCTGGCCCATTCCTGTACCATCATTGATTACCGATATCCTGATTTCGATGGACGATCGCTACGTCTATTTCTCCAACTGGCTGCACGGAGATATCCGCCAATATGATATCACTGACCCCTCCCATCCTAAACTCACAGGTCAAGTTTGGGTCGGTGGCTTATTGGGCAAAACTGCCGAAATTCAAAGTCATAAACTGACTGGTGGACCGCAGATGCTACAACTGAGTCTTGATGGCAAACGGCTTTATGTGACTAATTCTCTGTTTAGCACTTGGGACAATCAGTTTTACCCTGACATAGCCAAGGCTGGTTCATATTTGTTGCAGATAGACTGCGATACTGAAAACGGAGGTCTCAAAATTAACGAGAATTTCTTCGTTGACTTTGGCAAAGAACCCGCAGGTCCATCTCGTGCTCATGAGATGCGATATCCTGGTGGCGATTCTACCTCTGATATTTGGATATAA